ATTAGAGGCCAGCGCACGAGCAATTTCAAGTCGGCGCTGCATACCATAGGGTAGGTTGGCCGCGAGATAATCGCCTTGGCCCTTAAGCCCGACGAAATCCAGCAATTCCATAGCCTCTACAAGCGCTTTTTGCTCTTCGCTGTGGTCCAGGCTGAAGATAGGCTGCCACATGCCCGCATGCAGGCGATGATGCATCCCAACCAGGATATTTTCCAGAACAGTCATGTCACCAAATAGGCGGATGTTCTGGTAGGTACGGGCGATGCCGCGCTTGGCGATGTTATCTGTTGTGAGGCCCTGGATAGGCCGCCCGTCGAAGATAATCTCGCCTTCCTCTGGCGTATAAAAACCTGTGATGCAGTTGAAGAAAGTGGTCTTACCAGCCCCGTTGGGGCCGATCAGGCTGGCAATGGTGCCCATTGGAATGCTCAGGTCTACATCGCGGACGGCTGTCAGGCCGCCGAAGCGTTTGGTAATGCTGCGTACATCTAAGAGTGGCTCGCTCATTGGTCCGCTCCTTGCAGGCTGGGTTGTGATGATGTCGGGTTCTTTTCGCCCGTGACACGCTGCGAAAGCTGCCGTATGGGCGGCGGGATGAGGCCTTCTGGCTTGAGTAACATCGTACCGACCAGTAGAGCCCCGAAGACCAACAGACGATAATCCTGAAGTTCGCGCAGTAGTTCCGGTAAGCCGACAAGCATCAAGGCCCCCAGGACGATACCAGGAATGGATCCCAGACCGCCGATGATAATCAAGCTCAGCACATTGACGGAAACCATGAGTGTGAAGCTATCCGGGAAGATACCGCGCAATTGGGCTGCGAAGATCGCGCCACCGAGGCCCGCAAATGCTGAACTGATGCCAAAGGCCAGCAACTTAGTGCGGACGAGCGGTACGCCCATGGCTTGTGCCACATCCTCGTCGGCTTTCATCGCACGCCATGCACGGCCTAACCGTGAACCTGCTAAGCGCCACACAATCAACGCTGCTGCCAGGACGCTGAAAACATACAGATAATAGATTGTACTGGCGTTACTGAGTTCGAAGTACCAACTGGGGTTGATACTCGTCAGGTCAATGACCGGGAAAGGCACAGGCGATATGCCTTGTGCTGCTCCCAGCAAAGGCGCTGTAATCTGCGCACGGGTGAGCACGCGTGTCATTTCGCCAAAGCCGAGCGTCACAATCGCCAGGTAGTCGCCCCGTAGGCGCAACACGGGTATGCCCAACGCCATCCCTGTAAAGGCGCTGACGAGGATGGCAATCGGCCAGGCTGTCCAGAACGTGAGCAGACCAATACCCTGCCAATTTTCAAGGATGCCTGTACACATATCGAAGTAATGCGTTCCCTGGGCTACATCCAGTGGGACACACCCTGTTGTGACGATACTGGGCGTCGTGAGGATCGCAGATGTGTAAGCGCCAATTGCGAAGGATGCCACATAGCCCAGGTCCAACAGGCCCGCATAGCCGACCATCACATTCAGGCCCAGGCCCATAATGATGTATAGCATGACGAGATCGAGAACGTTTGTGATGTATTGCCCCATGAAGATGGGGGCAACAAGGGCCAGAGCCAACGCAAGCCCACTTGTCAGCCGGGTGACTGTCTTACGTTGGGCAGGGGCGCTCTCATCATAAAATTGGTTGGCACGCTGCCCAAGCGGAGGCAGCAGCCAGATCGCCAGCGCAAAGACGACGAACGTGGCGACCGCCATAATATCCGTCATGCGCTGCTGGACGTTCAGCATGCCCAATAGCAGCAGGACGACCGCCAAGAAGGCAGCGCTGTTATGCACGAAGGTTGTCGATGTGGTGATGAGTGCGCCGGATAGACCAATTAGGCCGAAGATGATCGGCAGCATCACAAAGGGCTGATCAGGGCCGAGGAGAATAACCGGCTGGTCACCCCCCAGCAGTAAACTGCCATCCTGGGCGAAGGCTCCGCCGTTTGCCAATAATGCCATGATGAAGCCAAAGACAGCCCCCGCCGCCAGACCTATAACCAGCCGCAGCCAGAGCGGGCGTTCAATTAGTATGCGGCTGGCAATATACCCGGCAATCAGCGCCAATATAATTGCGACAGAATCGGCAGGTGTCATGAGGTCGCGAACCTGATTGGAGATGAGGCCAATAACGACCATACTGCCCAGGCCACCATAAAAGGCATGTTGTACCCGGCTTGGGAGCGCCTGTATAGCTCCTACAACGCCACCGAGTATCAGGCCGAAAAGCATCAACAAGGTGACACCTGTAAACCAAGCATCGCCTTCATAGCCAAAGGTCGCAACCCCGCCAATAAT
The Phototrophicus methaneseepsis DNA segment above includes these coding regions:
- a CDS encoding branched-chain amino acid ABC transporter permease, with amino-acid sequence MENHNNLRIGFLGEHTIRYSLYTAVVVLILTLTGIFSTFAGRDIIQNRLSMDTIALLLMIGIPAFIASTTLLDSSLPLKVINGAIAGWIASAAISIVIVLETLVPQQDLVFVFNNYRPIIGGVATFGYEGDAWFTGVTLLMLFGLILGGVVGAIQALPSRVQHAFYGGLGSMVVIGLISNQVRDLMTPADSVAIILALIAGYIASRILIERPLWLRLVIGLAAGAVFGFIMALLANGGAFAQDGSLLLGGDQPVILLGPDQPFVMLPIIFGLIGLSGALITTSTTFVHNSAAFLAVVLLLLGMLNVQQRMTDIMAVATFVVFALAIWLLPPLGQRANQFYDESAPAQRKTVTRLTSGLALALALVAPIFMGQYITNVLDLVMLYIIMGLGLNVMVGYAGLLDLGYVASFAIGAYTSAILTTPSIVTTGCVPLDVAQGTHYFDMCTGILENWQGIGLLTFWTAWPIAILVSAFTGMALGIPVLRLRGDYLAIVTLGFGEMTRVLTRAQITAPLLGAAQGISPVPFPVIDLTSINPSWYFELSNASTIYYLYVFSVLAAALIVWRLAGSRLGRAWRAMKADEDVAQAMGVPLVRTKLLAFGISSAFAGLGGAIFAAQLRGIFPDSFTLMVSVNVLSLIIIGGLGSIPGIVLGALMLVGLPELLRELQDYRLLVFGALLVGTMLLKPEGLIPPPIRQLSQRVTGEKNPTSSQPSLQGADQ
- a CDS encoding ABC transporter ATP-binding protein, giving the protein MSEPLLDVRSITKRFGGLTAVRDVDLSIPMGTIASLIGPNGAGKTTFFNCITGFYTPEEGEIIFDGRPIQGLTTDNIAKRGIARTYQNIRLFGDMTVLENILVGMHHRLHAGMWQPIFSLDHSEEQKALVEAMELLDFVGLKGQGDYLAANLPYGMQRRLEIARALASNPKLLLLDEPTAGMNPIETDTMMNFIRQLRDDLGLTIFLIEHDMKLVMTISDHVTVMDYGRKIADGTPKEVQSNPAVIKAYLGTSAVDEAEEAEAEA